Proteins found in one Labrenzia sp. VG12 genomic segment:
- a CDS encoding ATP-binding protein, whose amino-acid sequence MSAENDITALNAKLDSLLELISRAVPAAPRQIDWTEADAFVWVPDPGDLQPVRKVNRVEITLLCAVSHVRDLLLDNTRRFANGLPANNALLWGARGMGKSSLVKAAHAAVNQEAGRSDVKLIEIHREDIESLPKLMTAIRSAPHRFIVFCDDLSFDNDDTSYKSLKAVLEGGIEGRPENVIFYATSNRRHLLPRDMIENERSTAINPAEAVEEKVSLSDRFGLWLGFHKCSQDDYLDMVRGYAEHFRLDMAEDDLRSRALEWATTRGSRSGRVAYQFIQDLAGRLGKTLD is encoded by the coding sequence ATGAGTGCTGAAAACGACATCACAGCCTTGAACGCCAAGCTCGATTCCCTTCTGGAGCTGATCAGCCGCGCCGTGCCGGCAGCTCCGCGGCAAATCGACTGGACCGAAGCCGATGCTTTTGTGTGGGTCCCGGACCCCGGCGACCTTCAGCCGGTGCGCAAGGTCAACAGGGTCGAAATCACCCTGCTCTGCGCCGTTTCACATGTGCGTGACCTCCTTCTGGACAACACCAGGCGCTTTGCAAACGGCCTCCCAGCCAACAATGCCCTGCTCTGGGGTGCGCGCGGCATGGGTAAATCCTCCCTGGTCAAGGCCGCTCATGCAGCCGTCAACCAGGAGGCTGGCCGCTCCGACGTCAAGCTCATCGAAATTCACCGGGAAGACATTGAATCCCTGCCGAAACTCATGACCGCGATCCGATCCGCTCCGCATCGGTTCATTGTCTTCTGTGACGATCTCAGCTTCGACAACGACGACACGTCCTACAAGTCGCTGAAAGCGGTTCTGGAAGGTGGCATTGAAGGCCGACCGGAAAACGTCATTTTCTACGCAACGTCGAACCGCCGTCACCTCCTGCCGCGTGACATGATCGAGAACGAACGGTCCACCGCCATCAATCCGGCCGAAGCGGTGGAAGAGAAAGTGTCCCTGTCGGACAGGTTCGGTCTTTGGCTCGGGTTCCACAAATGCAGCCAGGACGACTATCTGGACATGGTGCGCGGATATGCCGAGCATTTCAGGCTCGACATGGCCGAAGACGACTTGCGGTCCCGGGCGCTTGAATGGGCGACGACGCGGGGCAGCCGCTCCGGCCGGGTGGCCTATCAGTTCATTCAGGACCTCGCCGGCCGGCTGGGCAAGACGCTAGACTAA
- the yajC gene encoding preprotein translocase subunit YajC → MFITPAYAQAAGPAGASGFLIQILPFVAIFAIMYFLIIRPQRTRMKQHQEMVANLRRGDTVVTTGGLIGKVSKVVDDGEIQVELGEGVKVRVVRSMVQEVRSKTEPAKDNG, encoded by the coding sequence ATGTTCATCACCCCAGCTTATGCGCAGGCAGCCGGTCCGGCAGGCGCTTCCGGTTTCTTGATCCAGATCCTTCCGTTTGTTGCGATCTTCGCGATCATGTATTTCCTGATCATCCGGCCGCAGCGCACGCGGATGAAGCAGCACCAGGAAATGGTTGCCAACCTGCGCCGTGGCGACACCGTCGTGACGACCGGCGGTCTGATCGGCAAGGTCTCCAAGGTCGTCGATGACGGCGAGATCCAGGTCGAGCTGGGAGAAGGCGTGAAGGTCCGTGTTGTCCGCTCCATGGTGCAGGAAGTGCGTTCCAAGACCGAGCCGGCGAAAGACAACGGCTGA
- the secD gene encoding protein translocase subunit SecD gives MLYFARWKIALILLVVVAGIITTLPNFFSAKQLESWPDFLPKSQMVLGLDLRGGAYLLYEIDQKDYIQKRMKQLEGDIRSTLREDPRIGYTGLGVQGEATQVRIRDLTRLAEAEERLEPLVNPLVTNLFGGQPVNEFEMTVNDDGLVRFTYSEQGLQDRMTNIVQQSIEVIRRRVDELGTTEPSIQRQGSDRILVEAPGEDDPERLKDVIGTTAQLTFHMVDTSMSGEQALQNRPPPGTVVMMSVDDPPFPYLLEEAPLLGGDDLVDAQVSFDQRSNEPVVNFRFNQSGARKFALITQQNVNRPFAIVLDEEVISAPVIREPITGGSGQISGNFTVDSANDLAVLLRAGALPAKLTVIEERSIGPGLGADSIEAGRIASIIAGAAVIVFMILAYGRFGLIADLALLSNIFLIFGALTLLQATLTLPGIAGIVLTIGMAVDANVLIFERIREESRAGRSVISAIDAGYSRALGTILDANITTLIAAVILFQLGSGPVRGFAVTLAIGIFTTVFSAFTFSRLLVALWIRQRRPSKLPI, from the coding sequence ATGCTCTATTTCGCCCGCTGGAAGATCGCTCTGATCCTGCTTGTGGTTGTTGCAGGCATCATAACGACCCTGCCGAATTTCTTCTCTGCCAAACAGCTTGAAAGCTGGCCGGACTTTCTGCCGAAGAGCCAGATGGTTCTGGGTCTCGATCTGAGGGGCGGTGCCTACCTTCTCTACGAGATCGACCAGAAAGACTACATCCAGAAGCGGATGAAACAGCTGGAGGGCGACATCCGTTCGACCCTGCGCGAGGATCCGAGGATCGGCTACACCGGCCTGGGCGTTCAGGGCGAAGCCACGCAGGTCCGGATCCGGGATCTCACGCGTCTGGCGGAAGCGGAAGAGCGACTGGAGCCCCTGGTCAATCCGCTTGTCACCAATCTGTTTGGTGGCCAGCCCGTCAACGAATTCGAGATGACCGTCAATGATGATGGTCTCGTCCGGTTCACCTATTCCGAACAGGGCCTTCAGGACCGCATGACCAACATCGTGCAGCAGTCCATCGAGGTTATCCGCCGTCGTGTTGACGAACTCGGCACCACGGAACCCAGCATTCAGCGCCAGGGCAGCGACCGCATCCTGGTCGAAGCGCCGGGCGAGGACGACCCGGAGCGTCTGAAAGATGTCATCGGAACGACCGCCCAGTTGACGTTCCACATGGTCGACACGTCCATGTCAGGGGAACAGGCGCTGCAGAACCGGCCACCTCCGGGAACAGTGGTCATGATGTCCGTGGACGATCCGCCATTCCCGTATCTTCTTGAAGAAGCACCGCTTCTGGGCGGGGATGATCTTGTCGATGCACAGGTCTCCTTCGACCAGCGTTCCAACGAGCCTGTGGTGAACTTCCGCTTCAACCAGTCCGGTGCCCGCAAATTCGCTCTGATCACGCAGCAAAACGTCAATCGCCCCTTTGCGATCGTGCTCGACGAAGAAGTGATTTCCGCGCCCGTCATCCGCGAACCGATCACCGGTGGTTCCGGTCAGATTTCTGGAAACTTCACGGTCGATAGCGCAAACGATCTTGCTGTCTTGCTGCGGGCAGGCGCTCTGCCGGCAAAGCTGACCGTGATTGAGGAGCGGTCCATCGGCCCGGGCCTCGGCGCCGACTCCATCGAGGCCGGACGGATTGCCTCGATCATTGCAGGCGCCGCCGTGATTGTCTTCATGATCCTGGCCTATGGCCGTTTCGGTTTGATTGCTGACTTGGCGCTGTTGTCGAACATCTTCCTGATTTTCGGGGCGCTAACCTTGCTTCAGGCCACGCTGACATTGCCCGGCATTGCCGGCATCGTCCTGACCATCGGTATGGCGGTGGATGCCAACGTGCTGATCTTTGAGCGAATACGCGAGGAATCGAGGGCAGGGCGATCGGTGATTTCAGCCATTGATGCCGGCTACAGCCGGGCGCTTGGCACCATTCTTGATGCCAACATCACCACGCTGATCGCGGCCGTCATTCTGTTCCAGCTCGGTTCCGGGCCCGTGCGCGGCTTTGCCGTGACCCTGGCAATCGGGATCTTCACCACGGTCTTCTCGGCCTTCACCTTCAGCCGGTTGCTTGTGGCTCTGTGGATCCGCCAGCGCCGTCCGTCCAAATTGCCGATTTGA
- the secF gene encoding protein translocase subunit SecF: MLLRLVPDNTHIKFMWLRKVSFPLSVLLVIASLAGFFTVGMNYGIDFKGGTIIEIKTDGPADIGAIRSELSELNLGDVQVQEFGASDDILIRVEEQPGGELAQQSVVQRVRTIFADDNVDFRRVEVVGPRVSGELAQAGAIAVIASLLAIMFYIWFRFEWHFAIGAILTTANDVVITIGLFVLLQLDFSLSSIAAVLTIIGYSLNDTVVVYDRIRENLRKYKKRPLQDILDQSINETLSRTTMTSVTTLLALIALYVFGGEVIQSFTLAMIFGIVIGTYSSIFLAAPFLILLNLRPDALTKKDDDGKAGPEAKASA; the protein is encoded by the coding sequence ATGTTGCTGAGACTCGTTCCGGACAACACGCATATCAAGTTCATGTGGCTGCGGAAGGTAAGCTTTCCGCTGTCCGTCCTGCTGGTGATTGCTTCACTGGCCGGTTTCTTCACCGTTGGCATGAATTACGGCATCGACTTCAAGGGCGGTACGATCATCGAGATCAAGACCGATGGGCCGGCCGATATCGGTGCGATCCGCTCCGAACTCTCCGAGCTCAATCTCGGCGATGTTCAGGTTCAGGAATTCGGCGCGTCAGACGACATTCTGATCCGTGTCGAAGAGCAGCCGGGCGGCGAACTCGCCCAGCAATCGGTCGTGCAGCGGGTGCGCACGATCTTTGCCGACGACAATGTCGACTTCCGCCGCGTTGAAGTGGTTGGACCGCGTGTTTCCGGCGAATTGGCCCAGGCCGGCGCCATTGCGGTGATTGCCTCGCTGCTGGCGATCATGTTCTACATCTGGTTCCGGTTTGAATGGCACTTTGCCATCGGGGCGATCCTGACCACCGCCAACGATGTGGTGATCACAATCGGGCTATTCGTGCTGCTGCAGCTGGATTTCTCGCTGTCGAGTATCGCGGCCGTTCTGACCATTATCGGCTATTCGCTCAACGATACCGTCGTGGTCTATGACCGTATTCGCGAGAATCTGCGCAAGTACAAAAAGCGCCCGCTGCAGGACATTCTGGATCAGTCGATCAACGAGACACTGTCCAGAACGACCATGACCTCCGTCACCACGCTGCTTGCGCTGATTGCACTTTATGTCTTCGGCGGTGAGGTGATCCAGTCGTTCACGCTGGCGATGATCTTCGGCATTGTCATCGGCACCTACTCCTCGATCTTCCTGGCAGCACCGTTCCTGATCCTTCTCAACCTGCGTCCGGACGCCCTGACCAAGAAGGACGATGACGGCAAGGCAGGCCCTGAGGCCAAGGCCTCGGCCTGA
- a CDS encoding Mth938-like domain-containing protein, translating to MEIRDAHFPGRAPLDAYGNGGFRFADMSHRGSLLCVPSGIYGWHLSSPEELSEEAFQRVFEEHEDIEVLLIGTGKDLRPLPQALKERFRAAGILADPMSTGAAVRTYNVLLSEDRAVATALLAVD from the coding sequence ATGGAAATTCGTGACGCACACTTTCCGGGCCGGGCGCCGCTGGATGCCTATGGCAATGGCGGTTTCCGGTTCGCGGACATGTCTCATCGCGGATCGCTGTTATGCGTTCCAAGCGGCATCTACGGCTGGCATCTGTCCAGTCCGGAAGAGCTGAGCGAAGAAGCGTTTCAACGGGTTTTCGAGGAACACGAAGACATCGAAGTTCTTCTGATCGGTACCGGCAAGGACCTTCGGCCCCTGCCGCAGGCACTCAAGGAAAGATTCCGGGCGGCCGGGATCCTGGCCGATCCCATGTCGACCGGAGCTGCCGTCCGCACCTACAATGTCCTCTTGTCCGAAGACAGGGCCGTTGCCACAGCGCTTTTGGCGGTGGACTAA
- a CDS encoding phytoene/squalene synthase family protein, with translation MAVMTTDFDHAADIVRRFDKDRYLSALLAPETHRSGLMALYAFSAEIARIRELVSEPLPGEMRLQWWRDLLEGTEHGAAASNPVANALLQTIDRYKLPKKGLVAMTEARVFDLYNDQMPSLNDLEGYAGETVSGVIQLACFVLNGGKDPETATAAGHAGVAYALTGLMRALPWHGSRRQMYLPKDVCERHNLDVETVFRAETTPELGAVLSELRSHVRHHLSRVQQAAGSVPPECDNAFLPLVLVEPFLKKLEAPRHDPLKQVIELSQLRRQWLLWRASGRALSRI, from the coding sequence ATGGCGGTCATGACCACCGATTTCGATCACGCAGCGGACATTGTGCGCCGGTTCGACAAAGACCGGTATCTGAGTGCTTTGCTCGCGCCCGAAACGCATCGTTCCGGACTGATGGCTCTTTATGCTTTCAGCGCCGAAATCGCGCGCATCCGGGAACTTGTCTCCGAACCTTTGCCGGGCGAGATGCGCCTGCAGTGGTGGCGGGATCTCCTGGAAGGCACGGAACACGGCGCTGCCGCGTCCAATCCTGTCGCCAATGCCTTGCTCCAGACCATAGACCGCTACAAGCTTCCGAAAAAGGGACTGGTGGCGATGACCGAAGCGCGGGTGTTTGATCTTTACAACGATCAGATGCCGAGCCTGAACGATCTGGAGGGGTATGCCGGAGAAACCGTTTCCGGCGTGATCCAGCTGGCCTGCTTTGTCCTGAACGGCGGCAAGGACCCGGAAACGGCCACGGCTGCCGGCCATGCCGGCGTGGCCTATGCACTGACCGGTCTGATGCGGGCGCTTCCGTGGCACGGCTCCAGACGGCAGATGTATTTGCCGAAGGATGTCTGTGAGCGTCACAACCTTGATGTGGAGACCGTGTTTCGAGCGGAAACCACACCTGAGCTCGGGGCAGTCCTTTCAGAGCTGCGTAGTCATGTCCGCCATCATCTGAGCCGGGTGCAGCAAGCCGCCGGTTCCGTTCCGCCGGAATGCGACAATGCCTTTTTGCCGCTTGTTCTCGTGGAGCCCTTCCTGAAAAAGCTGGAAGCGCCTCGGCATGATCCGTTGAAACAGGTGATTGAACTGTCCCAACTCAGGCGTCAATGGCTGTTGTGGCGCGCCAGCGGCAGAGCGCTCTCCAGGATTTGA